One Streptomyces sp. NBC_01217 genomic region harbors:
- a CDS encoding outer membrane protein assembly factor BamB family protein — protein sequence MTQPPSQQPPQGGFGAPQEPPQGSPQPKPQGPPPSGPPQTPPPAQPPQAPPAPQTPPPAQPGYGYPQTPGQAPGQAPGYGYPQQPGPYSQQPGPYGQQPGPYNQQPGPYGQQPGPYSQQPGPYGQQPGYGYPQQQYPGAPAPAGPGGGNPLKRKPALIIGAAVVALLVIGGGIFLATSGSDDDKKPVAHKSDDAKPSTSPSVDEGNGSGDGRESDEDLNAGRKEGEAKVLWLQKNDIDLPRNGSDVYGPWVVGDTLVRGMYRSVSGYSVADGKQKWTLKLPADLCAAPSQPTADGKIVIGVENGTTDKADCSDLQMIDLATGKAGWKKSIKKNGIWDMMSDISLAISGDTVTVGRTGNSNAYRVSDGKELFGKSAGNCQPFAFAGGPRLIAASSCRTDDVDNPQHQIQEIDPVTGKPRWTYRPKAGWEVDRVYSVSPLVVSLKKDKEWSILSIKENGTLRSGLVSDKGDKFSPDCGNTFAIFGKSLDGCTGVAADANTFYMATAPDSGGTARTNKVVAFNLNTGKPRWKAAAPADRMVKPLRMEGGNVLLYVEAGYNKGGGIATLAPAGGTVQMVLKHPVSTAEIESSFYNSKIVYAGGRSFIASGRVSARNDEEELETKTMMAFGN from the coding sequence ATGACCCAGCCACCCAGCCAGCAACCGCCGCAGGGAGGCTTCGGCGCACCGCAGGAGCCGCCGCAGGGAAGTCCTCAGCCGAAGCCGCAGGGTCCGCCGCCGAGCGGCCCGCCGCAGACCCCGCCGCCCGCGCAGCCGCCCCAGGCCCCGCCCGCCCCCCAGACCCCGCCGCCCGCGCAGCCCGGTTACGGCTATCCGCAGACGCCCGGTCAGGCGCCGGGCCAGGCCCCCGGTTACGGCTACCCCCAGCAGCCCGGACCGTACAGCCAGCAGCCCGGTCCCTACGGTCAGCAGCCGGGTCCGTACAACCAGCAGCCCGGACCGTACGGTCAGCAGCCCGGACCGTACAGCCAACAGCCGGGCCCCTACGGTCAGCAGCCCGGTTACGGCTACCCGCAGCAGCAGTACCCCGGCGCACCGGCCCCCGCCGGCCCCGGCGGTGGCAACCCCCTCAAGCGCAAGCCCGCGCTGATCATCGGCGCCGCGGTCGTCGCGCTCCTGGTGATCGGCGGCGGCATCTTCCTCGCCACGAGCGGGAGCGACGACGACAAGAAGCCCGTCGCGCACAAGAGCGACGACGCCAAGCCGAGCACCTCGCCCTCCGTCGACGAGGGCAACGGCAGCGGCGACGGCCGCGAGAGCGACGAGGACCTCAACGCCGGTCGCAAGGAGGGCGAGGCGAAGGTCCTCTGGCTGCAGAAGAACGACATCGACCTGCCGCGCAACGGCTCGGACGTGTATGGCCCGTGGGTCGTCGGTGACACCCTCGTCAGGGGCATGTACCGCTCGGTCTCCGGTTACTCCGTCGCCGACGGCAAGCAGAAGTGGACGCTGAAGCTGCCCGCCGACCTGTGCGCGGCGCCCTCGCAGCCCACCGCCGACGGCAAGATCGTCATCGGGGTCGAGAACGGCACCACCGACAAGGCGGACTGCTCGGACCTCCAGATGATCGACCTCGCCACCGGCAAGGCCGGCTGGAAGAAGTCGATCAAGAAGAACGGCATCTGGGACATGATGTCGGACATCTCCCTCGCCATCAGCGGCGACACCGTGACGGTCGGGCGCACCGGCAACTCCAACGCCTACCGGGTCAGCGACGGCAAGGAGCTGTTCGGCAAGTCGGCGGGCAACTGCCAGCCGTTCGCCTTCGCGGGCGGGCCCAGGCTGATCGCCGCCTCCAGCTGCCGCACCGACGACGTCGACAACCCGCAGCACCAGATCCAGGAGATCGACCCGGTCACCGGGAAGCCCAGGTGGACGTACCGGCCCAAGGCCGGATGGGAGGTCGACCGGGTCTATTCGGTGAGCCCGCTCGTGGTCTCCCTGAAGAAGGACAAGGAGTGGAGCATCCTCTCGATCAAGGAGAACGGCACGCTCCGCTCCGGACTCGTCAGCGACAAGGGCGACAAGTTCTCGCCGGACTGCGGCAACACCTTCGCCATCTTCGGCAAGTCCCTGGACGGCTGCACCGGTGTCGCCGCCGACGCCAACACGTTCTACATGGCGACCGCACCCGACTCCGGCGGAACCGCCCGTACGAACAAGGTCGTGGCGTTCAACCTGAACACCGGCAAGCCCAGGTGGAAGGCGGCGGCCCCGGCGGACCGCATGGTGAAGCCGCTGCGTATGGAGGGCGGCAACGTGCTGCTCTACGTGGAGGCCGGGTACAACAAGGGCGGCGGGATCGCCACCCTCGCACCGGCCGGCGGCACGGTGCAGATGGTGCTGAAGCACCCCGTGTCCACGGCAGAGATCGAGAGCTCCTTCTACAACTCGAAGATCGTCTACGCGGGCGGCCGTTCCTTCATCGCGAGTGGACGGGTCAGCGCGCGCAACGACGAGGAGGAGCTGGAGACGAAGACCATGATGGCCTTCGGCAACTGA